In Oryctolagus cuniculus chromosome X, mOryCun1.1, whole genome shotgun sequence, a single window of DNA contains:
- the LOC100343250 gene encoding signal peptidase complex subunit 3 codes for MNTLLSRANSLFAFSLSVMAAVTLGCFVTTAFKDRCVPVQLQVSRIMLKNVEDFTGPRQRSDLGFITFHITADLEKTFDWNVKQLFLYLSAEYSTKNNAVNQVVLWDKIVLRGDNPKLRVKDVKAKYFFFDDGNGLKGNRNVTLTLSWNVVPIAGILPLVTGSGHVSVPFPDAYEIMKSY; via the coding sequence ATGAACACACTGCTGTCGCGGGCAAACTCGCTGTTTGCCTTCTCGCTGAGCGTGATGGCGGCGGTCACCCTGGGCTGCTTCGTCACCACCGCATTCAAAGACAGGTGCGTGCCGGTGCAGCTGCAGGTCTCCCGGATCATGCTAAAAAATGTAGAAGACTTCACTGGACCCAGACAAAGAAGCGACCTGGGATTCATCACATTTCATATAACTGCTGATCTGGAGAAGACGTTTGACTGGAATGTTAAGCAGTTGTTTCTTTATTTATCAGCAGAATATTCAACAAAAAATAATGCTGTGAACCAGGTGGTCCTCTGGGACAAGATTGTTCTGAGAGGTGACAATCCGAAGCTGAGGGTGAAAGATGTGAAAGcgaagtattttttctttgatgaTGGAAATGGTCTCAAGGGAAACCGGAATGTCACTTTGACCCTATCTTGGAATGTTGTACCAATTGCTGGAATTCTACCTCTTGTGACAGGATCAGGACATGTGTCTGTCCCATTTCCAGATGCATATGAAATAATGAAGAGTTACTAA